From the genome of Amycolatopsis granulosa:
CCACACATCGCCGATCTCCTACTCGTAGCTGACCGACACCTCGTCGGTCAACGGCACCGACTGGCAGGCCAGCACGATGCCGTCGGCGATGTCCTCGGCGTCCAGGACCTCGTTGTTCAGCATCTTCACCTCGCCGGAGGCGATGCGGCAGGCACACGCGCTGCATTGCCCCTCGCGGCAGGAGTACGGCGCGTCCAGCCCGGCGGCCAGCAGGACGTCGAGCAGTTTCTGCTGCCGGGGCCAGGAGAGCGAGTGCTGCGCACCGTCCAGATCGACCGACAGCGCGGTCGTCCCGCCCGTCGCCGGCGCGGCCGCCGCACCCTTGTCCTCGAAGGGGTTCCCGCCCAGCGACACGAACCGTTCCAGGTGGATCCGCCGGCGCGGCAGGCCGAGGTCCCGCAGCGCCTGCCGCCCGGCGGTCATGAACGCCTCGGGCCCGCACAGGAACGCGTCGAACTCCGCGTACGGCCGGGCCAGCTCGCGCAACTGGGTCACCGACGGCAGCCCCTGCACACTCTCCAGCCAGTGCACCAGGACCAGCCGATCCGGGTGCTGCCGCGCCAGCGCGGCCAGTTCCCGGGCGAAGATCACCGACGATTCGTCCCGGTTGGCGTAGACCAGCACGATCCGGC
Proteins encoded in this window:
- a CDS encoding ferredoxin--NADP reductase, with amino-acid sequence MPDSYPLTVAEVIAETAQASSIVFDVPAEHAAEFRYRPGQFLTLRAGAAARCYSLSSAPHEGSRLKVTVKRTADGYGSNWLCDNVRAGSTVDVLPPAGVFTPESLDADLLLLAGGSGITPVMSILKSALAAGGGRIVLVYANRDESSVIFARELAALARQHPDRLVLVHWLESVQGLPSVTQLRELARPYAEFDAFLCGPEAFMTAGRQALRDLGLPRRRIHLERFVSLGGNPFEDKGAAAAPATGGTTALSVDLDGAQHSLSWPRQQKLLDVLLAAGLDAPYSCREGQCSACACRIASGEVKMLNNEVLDAEDIADGIVLACQSVPLTDEVSVSYE